A single region of the Oryzias latipes chromosome 21, ASM223467v1 genome encodes:
- the LOC111946784 gene encoding trace amine-associated receptor 13c-like: MTIEKLVKGIFEKLQEERGGQLHSPTNIILLSLAVSDFLVGLLLLPLEIYRNTTCWYLGEIMCAVYYYLGCQIPFVSIGNIILISVDRYVAICHPLHYPTRITAVRVKLCVFLCWLWYGLYSIFYIQDQIIHLIKPDKDVSCLGQCSIIFSYVTGVADLILTFIIPVTAIVLLYMRVFVVAVIQARSMRSHVTFVSVQHPSKVKAKRSELKAARTLGVLVFTYLLCFCPLYCYTFIDINLIDTSNQYLLTGLFYFNSCLNPVIYTLFYPWFRKAVKLIITLQILKPDSCVTNIL; this comes from the exons ATGACAATAGAGAAATTGGTCAAGGGAATTTTTGAGAAACTACAGGAGGAGAGGGGAGG GCAGCTCCACTCTCCCACTAACAtcatcctcctctctctggctgTCTCAGATTTTCTCGTGGGGCTTCTGTTGTTGCCGTTAGAAATTTACAGGAACACAACTTGCTGGTATCTTGGTGAAATCATGTGTGCTGTTTATTATTATCTTGGCTGCCAAATTCCATTTGTTTCAATTGGTAACATTATTTTGATATCAGTTGACCGCTATGTGGCCATTTGTCACCCTCTGCATTACCCCACCAGAATCACTGCAGTGAGAGTCaaactgtgtgtttttctgtgttggcTCTGGTACGGTCTGTACAGCATATTTTATATCCAAGATCAGATAATTCACCTCATTAAACCTGACAAAGATGTTTCATGTCTTGGACAGTGTTCAATCATTTTCAGCTATGTTACAGGAGTGGCTGATCtgattttgacatttattaTTCCAGTGACAGCCATTGTACTTCTGTACATGAGAGTGTTTGTGGTAGCTGTGATTCAGGCTCGCTCCATGCGTTCTCATGTTACATTTGTCTCCGTTCAACATCCAAGtaaagtaaaagcaaagagATCAGAGCTGAAAGCAGCCAGGACTCTTGGGGTTCTTGTCTTTACATATTTGTTATGTTTCTGCCCGTTGTATTGTTATACTTTCATAGACATCAATTTGATTGACACATCTAATCAATACCTGTTgactggtttgttttattttaactccTGCCTGAACCCAGTGATCTACACTCTATTTTACCCCTGGTTTAGAAAAGCTGTTAAACTTATCATCACTCTGCAGATACTGAAGCCTGACTCCTGTGTGACAAACATACTGTAG